The following is a genomic window from Geminicoccus roseus DSM 18922.
TCGACAGCGCCTTGGCGATCTCGACCATCTGCTGCTCGGCGACCGAGAGGTCCCTGACCAGGCGGCGCGGGTCCATGTCCAGGCCGACCCGCGCGGTGACGGCGCGCGCCTGCTCGTGCAGGGTCTTCCAGTCGACAAAGGGGCCGCGGGTGGGCTCGCGGCCGACATAGACGTTCTCGGCGATCGAGAGGTTCGGCAGGAGGTTGAACTCCTGGTAGATCGTCACGATCCCCAGCGCCTGGGCCTCGGCCGGCCGGGTGATGGTGACCGGCCGCCCGTCGATCGCGATGCTGCCCTCGTCGGGCAGGTGCGCGCCGGACAGGATCTTCAAAAGCGTCGACTTGCCGGCGCCGTTCTCGCCCAGCAGGGCATGGGCCTCGCCGGCGCGGACGTCGAGGCCCACCTCGGTGAGGGCCTGGACGCCGGGAAAGCGCTTGCTGATGCCCTGGACATGGAGAAGCGGGTTCACGATCGGGCATCCCTTGTCAGGACAGGTTGGGCGCCGGCGGACAAAGCAGGAAATGAATCAGACATGGCCGGCAGGGCGGCCGGCCATGTCCTCGGGCGGAACCGTCCGGCTTACTGGACTTCGCCCAGCCGCTCCGCCTTGTCGAGATTGTCCTTGGTCAGGACGATCGGGGTGAGCAGCACCAGCGATTCCTCGGGCTCGGTGCCGTTCTGGATGTAGTCGACCAGGATCTGCACGGCCTTGCGGCTCTGGCCGCCCGGGAACTGCTCGACCGTGCCGGCCAGCCCGCCGTCGCGGATCGAGGCCAGCGCCTCGGGCAGGGCGTCGAAGCCGACGATCCGGATCTGGTCGTCCATGCCGCGCGCCCGGACCGCCTCCAGCGCGCCCAGCGCCATGTCGTCGTTGGCGGCGATGATCACGTCCGGCGGGGTGCTCATCCCGGCCAGGAGCGATTCGGTCACCGACAGGCCCTGGTCGCGGGCGAAGTTGGCGGTCTGCTCGGCCACCACCTCGTACTTGTCCTGGTGCTGGTCGATGACGTTGTGCAGGCCCTTGTTGCGGTCGATCGCCGGCGAGGCGCCGGGCTGGCCCTGCAGGTTGATGATCTTTGCGCCATCCGGGTAGTTGTCCAGCAGCCACTGGCCCTGGGCCTCGCCGCCCTTGACGTTGTCGGCGCCGACATGGGCCAGGATGCCTTCCACGCCATCGACGCGGCGGTCGACGGTGACCACCGGCACGCTGTTCTCCACCGCGGTGGAAAGCGCCGGCGCCATGGCGTTGACGTCGGAGGGGCTGATCACGATGCCCTGGACGCCCTGGACGATCGCGGCCTCGACATCGGCGGTCTGCTTGGGCGCGCTGTTCTGGCCGTCGCTGTCGATGGTCTGGACGCCCAGCTTGCCGGCCTCGTCCTTAATTTCCTTGAGCATGTGCACGAAGAACGGGAATGAGAGCGACGGCACCGAGGCCAGGATGGTCGCATCCTGGGCCCGGGCGGTGACGCCTGCCATCGACACGCCCGCAAGAAGGACCGCAGCCGCCAGTGCGCTGCGCCGAACCAGCTTCATGATCTCGACCTCCCTCGTCCCCGCGGCTCCACAGGCCGCGTTGACCAAGAGACTAACCGCCCGAGCCCCTGGATGAAAAGTCGGATTTTTCAGGGCAGCCGGGGGCGGTCCGTGCCGATCAGGCAGTCGCGCGAGACGAGGGCCGCCAGGCGCTCCTCGCTCCATGCCCCGGTGCCTTCCGGCCGGTCCGGGAGCACCAGGTAGCGAAGCTCGGCGGTGCTGTCGTGCACCTCGATCCGGGTGTTCTCCGGCAGCTCGACCCCGAACTCCTTCAGCACCGCGCGCGGCTCGCGCACCATCCGCGCCCGGTAGGCCTTGGACTTGTACCAGTCGGGCGAGCCGCCCAGCAGGAAGCGGGGGTAGCAGGAGCACAGGGTGCAGACGATGACGTTGTGCAGGCCCGGCTGGTTCGCCACCGTGCGGATCGGGATGCCGCCGGCGTCGATGCTGAGCTCGGCGGCGGCGACGTTGACGTCGGCCAGGAGGCGCTCGCGGAACGACGGGTCGACCCAGGCACGCGCGACCAGGCGGGCGCCGGCGGCGGGGCTGGCCGCGTCGATCTTCTCCAGGGTGCGGTGGATGTCGGCGGTGGTGCACAGGCCCTTGGCGACGATCAGCTCCGCCAGCGCCTCGGTCAATGCCATGTGCCAGGTCAGCGGCGCGTCCTCGACGTCCGGCTGCCGGGGATGCGGATGATGGTGATCGTGATCATGGTCGTGGTGGGGATGGGTCATCGCAGGGGCTCCAGCCAGTGCTCGTACAGATCCAGGACGACGGTGTCGGCGGGGTCGCCGGCATAGTCCGGCCAAAGCGCCGTCTGCTGGAAGCGGACCCGCCAGACCGGCTGGTCGGGGCCGCGTCGACCATAGGCCATCAGCTCGGCGTCGGGCATGCGGCCGGCCAGGGTGGTCACCACCCCCTCCTTGCCGCGCACGAAGGCGGGGGTGCGGTGGTGGCCGGGCGGATCCATGGCAAGCACCCGGACCCGGTCGCCCTGGCGCAGCCCTCCCGGGTTCACGGACATGGCGCGCTCTCCCGGTGGCGGGCGCGGGCCGCCTCCATCGCCTGGCCGAGCTCGGTGGGCGTCACCAGGCCCTTTTCCAGCGCCAGGTTGGCGGCGGCCTGGATCCAGCGCTCGTAATAGGTCAGCTCCTCATAGGCGCCCGGGCCCAGCTCCTCGATGGTCCGCCGCATCTCGTCGAGCGTGAACAGGTTGGCGCCGATCATGAGGCGCATGATGGCGTCGACCTTCTTCTCCCACGGGGCGTAGTCGTGGGGTGCTCGGTCCACCGGCCCCTCCGGCAATCCGCCGACATCGTGAACGCGCTGCATGCCTGGCCTCCTTGTCCATGGACGGTCTGCGCCGGAGGGAAGGGTGGCGCTGCTGCAGCGGCTGCGCAACGGCAGAAGGCGAGGGAAGGCCCGAGATGGCGCTCCGGCGCCTGTCGTGGGCGGCTGGCGCCAGCGAGCGGCGAAGCGATCATTTTCTCGCAAGAATCCGGATGCGATGCAATATCGATCAGTCATATTCATGCAATCCTCCGGGAATCCCATGTTCCTTATGGATTGTGCCCAGGCAGCCTCAAGCGGGGCGGGCTTCCGGCTCGCCAGGGCAGCCCGTGCCAGCTAATCCCACCGGGTCGGACGAGTGCTCGGGCCATCTGCCCGGCACGACGCGGCGCACCGGCCGGACACCGGGGCAGCACGCTCTCTGCTACCACGACGCAAGGGATCGACGAGGGCATGACGGATTTCCCAGCGGTCGCCACGACCGGATCGATCCGCGCGCGCTTCGCGGCCATGCGTTCATGGATGGTCGGCCTGCTGGCCGGGCTGCTCACCCTGGCGATCGTCGGCGCCGGAGGGCTGTGGCTCGTCGCCCGCGACCGAGCCGAGGTCCTGCAAAGCACCCGCACCGAGCTCGGCGCCATTTCCCTGGCCGGCGCCGGGTTCGTCGAGCGGGCGCTGGGCACGCTCGACATCGTCGTCTCGATGGGCCTGGAGGAATATGCCGATGGCCAGATGAGCCTGGGAGAGCTGAGCGCCTGGCTCAGGCGCCAGAGCGGTCATGCCGACCAGCTCGATTCGATCGGCGTCCACGTGATCATCGACGCCAGCGGAAAGGTGCTCCATGCAAGCGATCCGTCCCTGGTCGGGATGGATTTGTCCGACCGGCGCTATTTCGACGCCCACCTGAGCGACAAGCCGCCCAGGATGTTCATCGACGAGCCGCTGATCTCGCGCGGCCAGCCTCCCCGCCGGATCGTGCCGATCAGCTGGGCGATCCGGAACCAGCAGAACGAGCTGGTCGGCGTGGTCGCGATCGTCGCGAGCTGGCAGCTCTATGCCGATGTCTTCGCCGAACTGCGCACCCGCCCCGACCAGATCGTCGGCCTGATCGGCAGCAATGACCGCGTCTACGCGCTGGACGCCGTGCATTGGACGGACACCCGGGTCGACCCGCCCCGCCCGGCCTTCCTGGACGTCATGGAGGCCGGGGCGGGCGGCCGCTCCGCCCGACAGATCGTCGGGGACGACGTGGTCGTCTGGGCCGACGTGCCGGACCTGGCGCTCCGTGTGGTGACCGCGACCCCGCTCGCGACCGCGCTGCGCAGCTGGTGGTGGCGCTGCTACATCGTCGCGGGCGTCGTGCTGGCGGTGAGCCTCAGCGCCGGGATCCTGATCCGGCTGCTGCACCGCAACGTCCAGGCGCTGTGGGCCGCCGCGGCCGACGCGCGCGCCGCCCAGGCCAGGGCCGAGGCCGGCGACCGCGCCAAGGCCCAGTTCCTGGCGGCGATGAGCCACGAAATCCGCACCCCGATGACCGGTGTCCTGGGCATGGCGGACCTGCTGGCCTCCGAGGACCTCCAGCCGCGCCACAAGGCCTATGTCAACTCGATCCGGACGTCGGGCCGGCACCTGCTCAGCGTGATCAACGACGTGCTCGACTTTTCCAGGGGCGGCGCCGGGGGACTGGTGGTCGAGAACATCCCGTTCTCGATGGAGCAGATGCTGGAGCAGACCCAGTCAATCATGGCGCCCCAGGCGCGCGAGCGCGGCCTCACCCTCCGGTTCCCGGAAGAACCCGGCGAGGCCGACCTGCTGCAGGGCGATCCAACCCGGCTGCGCCAGATCCTGGTGAACCTGATCGGCAACGGGCTGAAATTCACCAGCGAGGGCGGCGTGACGGTGCGCCACCAAGGCTCGCTCGACGAGGATGGCCGCTTCTGGTGCCGCTTCGAGGTCCAGGATTCCGGGATCGGCATCCCGCCGGACCGTCAGCGCGAACTGTTCCAGGCGTTCACTCAGGCCGACCTTTCCACCACCCGCAAATATGGCGGAAGCGGCCTGGGGCTGGCGATCTGCCGCCAGCTGGTCGAGGCGATGGGCGGACGGATCGGGGTGGAGAGCGCCGCCGGCCAGGGCAGCACCTTCTGGTTCGAGGTGCCGCTGGAGAAGGCGACGGCGCCGCTCGCCCCCACCGCCCAGGCGGCCCATGTCCGCTCGCGCCCGCTGCGGATCCTGGTGGCCGAGGATGTCGAGATCAATCGCGACCTGCTGAGGGCCACGCTCGGGCGGGAGGGCCACGAGATCGTCACGGTGGAGAACGGCGAGGAGGCGGTCGCCCGGGCGGCCGAGCAGCCGTTCGACGTGGTGCTGATGGACGTGCAGATGCCGGTGATGGACGGGATCGAGGCCACCCGGCGCATCCGCGCCCTGCCGCCGCCCAGCGGCCAAGTCCCGATCCTGGCGCTCACCGCCAACGTGATGGACACCGAGCGCCAGCGCTGCCTGCAAGCGGGGATGAACCAGGTGCTGACCAAGCCGGTGGTCTGGCCCGACCTGTTCCATGCCCTGTCCGCGTTCGGTGCGGCCGCGCCGGCGGAGGTCGCGACGCCCGAGCCGCCGGAGGCTGCCGGCTCGGCGCCCTTGGCGCCGCCCAGCGCTGCCGGCCTGCTCGACCAGGCCCGCATCGCCGGGCTGGGCAAGATGGCGGGGCCGGCCAAGCTCGCCCAGTTCCTCGGATCCGCCATGAAGTCGGCCGAGGACCTCCTGCTCGAGCTGGAAGGCGTGCGCGAGCAGCCAGCCGAGGTCGCCCGGGTCGCCCATCGGATGGCGGGGACGGCGCCCAGCTTCGGGCTGGAGCGGATCGGCACGATCGCCCGCGAGGTCGAGCTGCTGGCCCTGGCGGGCGAGGAGTTCGGACCGATGATCACCGGCCTGCGCGACGCGGTGACCGCGACCCGCGCCGAACTGGAGGCGTCGGGTCTCCTGGCGCCGAGCTTGACGGGCTAGCGGCATCGGGTCAGCCAGTGACGTCGTCAGCCAGGCCGGGCGCCAGGAGCAGGGGATCCCCGATGCCGTCCCAGATCGAACGTAAGCTCACCACCATCCTGTGCGCCGACGTGGCCGGCTACAGTGGCCTGATGGAGCGGGACGAGATCGGCACGCTCGACGCGCTGCGCCGGCACCGCGGCGTGTTCAAGGGCCTGATCGAGCGCCATCGCGGCCGGGTGGTGAACACCTGGGGAGACGGGCTGATCGCCGAGTTCCCGAGCGTGGTGGAGGCGGTGCGCACCGCCATCGAGGCGCAGAAGGAGCTGAGGCTCGTCAATGGCAAGGTGCCGGACCATGCCCGCCTGGAATTCCGGGTCGGCATCAACCTGGGCGACGTGATTGTCGAGGGCGACGACCTCTATGGCGAGGGCGTGAACGTCGCTGCCCGTCTGCAGGCGCTGGCGGAGCCGGGCGGGATCGTGATCTCGGGGACGGTCCACGACCAGGTGCGCGGCAAGCTGAGCGTCGGCTTCGACTATGCCGGCGAGCAGACGCTGAAGAACATCACGGATGCGGTCCCAGCCTACCGGGTTACCGACGGCCGGGTCACCGGCTCGGCCACCAGGCCCCCGGTCCGGCCGGGCCAGCCGGAACGGGAGGATCCGCCGGCGCGGACGGCGCTGGGCCGGCTCCGGGCGCACCGGATCTGGCCGAGCCTGCGCACCTACCTGCTGGTGGTGGGCTTTTTGTTCCTGCTCAACCTGTTCTCCGGGCTTGGCAACATCTGGTTCCAGTGGCCGGCGCTGATCATGGGATTCGTGCTGGCGCTGCGCTGGTCGCGCCTGTCCTGAAAGAACGCCGTCAGCGCCCGGCGCACGGAGCCAGCCGGGCAGGCTCGCCGTCGGCGGGCTTGCCAGTGATCTCGGTGATGCTGGCGCAGGATCCCGCCCGGCAGATCTGCCAGTCGGCGGTGGCACCGCTGCGCGCCAGGACCAGCTCCGGCAGGGGCGGCAGGTCCGGCCGCCAGCGCCAGCCATCAGCCGTGCGGACCGCGTCATCCGGCGGGTCCATGCCGGCGCCGCTGCCCTGGATGGAGGCTTCCAGCGGCACCAGGCCCGCCGGAGTCGCCTGCCAGCGCTCGGTCCACAGCGTCTTCTGGACGCTGTGGGACCAGCGCAGCTCGGCCTGGGTCACGCCCAGGTCGACAATCAGGCTGCCGAGCGCGAGGCAGATCGTGAGCGGGTCCGCCACCAGTGCCATCCGATGAAGAGGGCGCTCAGGCCCAGGCCCAGCTCGTCGGTGATCGGCAGCGCCACCACCAGGAGCGTGGCCGCGACCGCAGCGACGATCCGCTCCGGCCAGTTCAGCGGCCCGAGCAGCCAGCCGACGGTGACGCCGCCCCAGAGCCCGATCGCGATCAGGGCCTTGAACGCGACGTAGACGGTGGCGGCGTAGCTGTCGCCCTGCAGCATCAGCGCCGGGGAGTACACGGCCATGAACGGCACCACGTAGCCGGCGATCGCGATGCGGGTGGCGGTGAAGCCGATCCGCATGTGCGGCGCGCCGGCGATCGGCGAGGCCGCCAGGGCCGCCAGGGCCACCGGCGGGGTGAGGTCGGCCATGATCCCGAAATAGAACACGAACATGTGGCTGACCAGCAGCGGCACGCCGAGTTCCGCCAGGGCCGGCCCGGCGATCGAGGAGGTGATGATGTAGTTCGGGATGGTCGGGATGCCGGTGCCCAGCACCAGGCAGGCCAGCATGGTGAGCAGGAGGGAGAGCAGCAGCGAGTTCTGCCCGATGTCGACGATCCAGCCGGCGAAGTTGGAGGCGAGGCCGGTCAGGGTCAGCGTGCCGACGATGGTGCCGACCAGGGCGCAGGCGATCCCGACCGGCAGGGCATGGCGGGCGCCGTCGGCCAGCGCGTCGCGGCAGATCACCAGGGTGGCGCGCCCCCCGGCGAACAGCAGGCAGCCCAGCACCAGCAGCAGGATGAGCAGGGCGATCACCGCGATGCCGTAGCGGCCGAAGCTGGCGGCGCCCACGCCCAAGGCCACCCAGAACAGGATGCGCAGCGCCGAGACCGGGATGCTGCCCGCCAGCGGGCGGCCCAGCACCACCAGGGCGGTCAGCGCCAGGCTGACGGTGCCGGCGAACATCGGCGTGTAGCCGGAGAACAGGAGCCAGACCAGGACCGCCAGCGGCAGGATCAGGTACCAGTCGCGGCGCAGGGCGCCGAGCGCGCTCGGGCACTCCTCCTTGGGCAGCCCGACCAGCCCGTGCCGCCCGGCCTCCAGATGGACGACCCAGAACACGGTGGCGAAATAGAGCAGGGCCGGGATCGCGGCGGCGACCGCGATGTCGACGTAGGGAACGTCGATGGTCTCGGCCATGATGAAGGCCACCGCGCCCATCACCGGCGGCATGATCTGCCCGCCCATGGAGGAGGTCGCCTCCACCGCCCCGGCGAAGGCCGGCTTGTAGCCGAACCGCTTCATCAGCGGGATGGTGAACTGGCCGGTGGTCACCACGTTGGCGACGCCGCTGCCGTTGATGGTGCCCATCAGGCCGGACGAGATCACCGAGACTTTGCCGGGTCCGCCCTGGGTGTGCCCGACCGTGCCGAGCGCCAGGTCGTTGAACAGGCGGATCATCCCGGCCCGCTCCAGAAAGGCGCCGAACAGGATGAACAGGAAGATGAACGAGGAGCTGACATAGATGGCGGTGCCGTAGATGCCCTCGGTGCCGAGGAACATCTGGTCGACCACCTGGGCGAAGTCGTAGGGCCGGTGGTCCAGGGGATAGGGCGCGTACTCGCCGAAGAAGGCATAGAGCAGGAACAGGCCGCAGATGATCGGCAGGGCCAGGCCCAGGAGGCGGCGCGAGGCCTCGAACACCAGCACCGTCACGATCACCCCGACCACCAGGTCCGCGGTGCTGGGGTCGCCGGCGCGCAGGATCAGGTCCTCGTAGAAGATCCAGTGATAGAGGCCCAGCAGGAAGCCGGCTCCGCCCAGGAGCCAGCCGGACAGGCGGGCGGTGCGGCTGCCGCTGCGCTCGGCCAGCAACGTGAAGCAGAGCAGGAGCAGGAAGCCGACATGGACGCTGCGCACGACCATGGAGGGAAGGGGCGAGAGGGCCGCGGTCCAGAGCTGGAAGGTGGAGAAGGCGAGGGCGATCGCCATGATCGCCCTCCCGAAATGCCCCCTGCCGAACGCCAGTGCGCCGGGATCGTCGCCCGCCGCCAGGCCGTTCACGGCTTGATGCCCTTCTCGTCGTAGAACTTCTGCGCGCCCGGATGGAGCGGCACCGGCATGCCGTTCAGCGCGTCCTCGAGCTTGATCGCCTTGGCGGCGGCATGGGCCGCGGCCAGCTCGTCCAGGTGGCCGAACAGCTGGGCGGTCATCTGGTAGGCCAGCTCGTCCGACACGTCGGCATGCGAGACCAGGTAGTTCGGCACCGCCGCGGTGGCGACGTCGGCGTCCTGGCCGTCATAGGTCGCGGCCGGGATGGTGACCGCGTAGAACGGCTGGCCGATCTTCTCCACCAGCGCCGCCTCGATCGGCACCACCGTGATCGGTACCGAGGTGGCGAGGTCGCGGATCGAGGCGACGCCCAGGCCGGCGGACTGCAGGGTCGCGTCGAGCTGGCGGTTCTTCATCAGCTCCACCGATTCGGCGAACGGCAGGTACTCGACCTTCTCCAGGTCGTCATAGGACATCCCGGCGGCCGCCAGCACGGCGCGGGCGTTCAGCTCGGTGCCGGACTTGGGCGCGCCCACCGACAGGCGCTTGCCCTTCAGGTCGGCGATCGAGCTGATCCCGCTCTCCTTGGAGGCGACGACCTGAATGTAGTTGGAATAGATCGCGGCGATGCCGCGCAGCTGGTCGAGCTTCTGCTTGAAGCCGGCCTCCTCGCGGCCGTTCCAGGCGTCGATCAGGCTGTCGCCCAGGGTGAAGGCGATCTCGCCCTTGCCCTGCTGGAGCAGGTTCAGGTTCTCCACCGAGGCCTTGGTGGACTGGGCGGACGTGCGGGCACCTTCGATGTTGTCGCCGTAGGTCTTTGCGAGCGCCACGCCCAGCGGGTAGTAGACCCCGGAGGTCCCGCCGGTGAGCACGGTGACATAGTCGGCGGCCCGGGCGCCCCGGGCGAGCAGGACGGATCCGGCTGCCGCGGTGCCGAGCAGAATGCGCCTTGAAATCATGGGCTTTAGCTCCCGATCCTGGTGACAGGTCGTGTCTGTTCGCCGGTGATGCTTGACCGAACTGGCCCGGCACGTCCATCCGTCGGTGCGAAGATCGGGGGAATCGGGCTTGGAGCCGAAGGAAGCGATGCACACGCTGCCGACCGCGTTGGGCCGTACGGTCTACGCGGAGATCGACGAGGAGGCCGGGCCGGACCCGCTGGGCCAGGCGGCGCGGTGGCTGGCCAGGCTGGAGCCGTGGTTCGGGGGATGCCGCTCGGTGGGTGTCGTCGCCCGGGCCGTCGACGGGACCACGGTCACCGTGGTCTCGGCCGGCCACGAGGCCGACCGGTCGGTGGTCGTGCACCTGGCCTCGCCCCGTCCGGCCGGGGTGGGCCCGCGCTGGAAGATCGAGGGCTCGGCGGCGACGCTGGAAGCCGAAAGCGGCGCGGTTCGCCTGACTGCTCCGGGCGGGGCGCTCGATGCCGCCGGCCTGACGCTGCCGGAAGCGGATGCCGGCCGGGCGATGAAGTTGAACGATGCGCTGGCACGTGCGCTGGCGAGCAAGGAAGTGGAGACGGTCAATGGCTGACAAAGTGCTGCTGGTCACCGGGGGCGGACGCGGGATCGGGGCGGCGATCAGCCGGCTTGCCGCGAAGGATGGCTGGGATGTCGCGATCAACTACGCCGCGCGGCCGGAGCCGGCCGAGGAGGTCGCCGCCGCGGTGCGCGCCGCCGGCCGCAAGGCGGTCACCATCAAGGGCGACGTGTCCGACCATGCCACGGTGGTGCGGATGTTCGACGAGGCGGAACAGGCCCTGAGCAAGCTGACCGGCGTGGTGGTCAATGCCGGCATCATCAACAAGTCGGCGCCGCTGGCGGAGATCCCGGTCGAGGACATCCAGCGGGTGATCGAGGTGGACCTGATGGGCGCCATCTGGACCGCGCGCGAGGCGGTGCGCCGGATGGGCCGCTCCTATGGCGGCCAGGGCGGGGTGATCGTCAACATCTCCTCGATGGCGGCGATCTTCTGCGGCGCCGGCGGCTTTGCGCCCTACGGCATCGCCAAGCTCGGCGTCGACGCCATCACCGAAGGGCTGGGCAAGGACGTGGCCGGCGACGGGATCCGGGTGTGCGGCCTGCGGCCGGGCCTGATCGACACCGACATCCAGAACGACACCGGCATCGAGAACCGGCTGGAGCGGTTCGGCCCGACCGTGCCGATGGGCCGGACCGGCACCGCCGACGAGGTCGCCGAGGCGGCGGTCTGGCTCCTGTCCGAGAAGGCCAGCTACGTCACCGCCACCAGCTTCAACGTGTCCGGCGGCCGCTGAGCGGCCGGCGTCCTTCGGGCGGCCGGGCGGGCCGGCGCATCCTCCGGGATGCCGCCGGTCCGGCCAGGCGGCGGGCGACCGGCGCGCGCGCTCAGCCGAGCGGGTAGTACTCGAACTTCTCGCCCCGGGTCGTGAAGCTGGTGCGCAGGAACCGGCCGTCCTTGTTGTACCAGATCTGGCCGGAGCGGCCGAGCGAGCCGGTCATCTCGTAGCGGATGCCCGGCACCTCGCGCCCGTCGCCCAGATCGACCATCTCCTCGACCCCGCCGGTGGTGGTGGTGTCGATCAGGTCGGTGGTCTGGGTGTCCAGCAGGATGCTCTGGTGGACGATGTTCTGGTTCCAGAACGAGATGTCGGTCATCGTGCCGAGCGGCACCCTCACCCGGCCCTTGGGGCCCTGCACGACCAGCTGGTCGCCATCCGCCTCCATGGTCACGTCGGAGATGTCGCCGCTGTCGACGATCCGCGACTTGCACCGGATCAGGTTGTCGCCCTGCCAGACATCCACCGCGTCCTGCTTGAACGATCCCACGGTGATGAACGCCAGCTTGACCCGGATGTCGATCGCGTTGGTCACCGTGACCCGGTCGCCATCGGGCTTGAAGCTGATGGCATGCCGGCCGACGTCGGTGCCCTTGCGCACCACCTTGAAGGTGATGTCCTCGAAGACTTCGCTGGCCAAGCCGCTGCGCAGCGCGATCAGCGATCCGGCGGCGGCGAGGATGAAGGTTCGGCGTTGCAACATCGACAAGTCTCCGTGGCATCCTTGGGGGACGCCTTAGGATCGGCTGGGAAAGCCCTGGCCGGGCACGCGTCCGCTGGCGCCGCCGTTTCCGACCCGGTATGGCAGCATTTAGCAAGCCGGCCGGCAGGATGACAGGGTCGGACGGACCGGCAGGCCGCCGCCGAAGCGGACCGGTGCAGGGCGGGGGGAGCGATATGGCGCAGGCAGGCGCGGACCGGAAGCTGCGGGTGGTCATGGTCGGGTGCGGCTTCTTCGCCCGCAACCACCTGATGGCATGGCACCATCTCGAGGGCGCCGAACTGGTGGGGGTATGCGACCTGGACAAGTCGCGCGCCGCCGCCTTCGCCGGCCTGATCGCCCAGGCCGGCAACACGCCCCCTGCCGTGTTCGACGATCTCGCCGGGATGCTGGACGCGCTCCGCCCCGACCTGGTCGACGTGGTGACCACCATGGAGAGCCACGAGGCGCTGGTCGGGATCTGCGCGCGCAAGGGGGTCGCGACCATCTGCCAGAAGCCGTTCGCGCCGGACCTGGCCGCGGTCCGCCGCATCGTGGCGCTGGCGGAGCAGGCCGGCATTCCCCTGATGA
Proteins encoded in this region:
- a CDS encoding SDR family oxidoreductase, translating into MADKVLLVTGGGRGIGAAISRLAAKDGWDVAINYAARPEPAEEVAAAVRAAGRKAVTIKGDVSDHATVVRMFDEAEQALSKLTGVVVNAGIINKSAPLAEIPVEDIQRVIEVDLMGAIWTAREAVRRMGRSYGGQGGVIVNISSMAAIFCGAGGFAPYGIAKLGVDAITEGLGKDVAGDGIRVCGLRPGLIDTDIQNDTGIENRLERFGPTVPMGRTGTADEVAEAAVWLLSEKASYVTATSFNVSGGR
- a CDS encoding DUF6134 family protein produces the protein MLQRRTFILAAAGSLIALRSGLASEVFEDITFKVVRKGTDVGRHAISFKPDGDRVTVTNAIDIRVKLAFITVGSFKQDAVDVWQGDNLIRCKSRIVDSGDISDVTMEADGDQLVVQGPKGRVRVPLGTMTDISFWNQNIVHQSILLDTQTTDLIDTTTTGGVEEMVDLGDGREVPGIRYEMTGSLGRSGQIWYNKDGRFLRTSFTTRGEKFEYYPLG
- a CDS encoding TAXI family TRAP transporter solute-binding subunit, with amino-acid sequence MISRRILLGTAAAGSVLLARGARAADYVTVLTGGTSGVYYPLGVALAKTYGDNIEGARTSAQSTKASVENLNLLQQGKGEIAFTLGDSLIDAWNGREEAGFKQKLDQLRGIAAIYSNYIQVVASKESGISSIADLKGKRLSVGAPKSGTELNARAVLAAAGMSYDDLEKVEYLPFAESVELMKNRQLDATLQSAGLGVASIRDLATSVPITVVPIEAALVEKIGQPFYAVTIPAATYDGQDADVATAAVPNYLVSHADVSDELAYQMTAQLFGHLDELAAAHAAAKAIKLEDALNGMPVPLHPGAQKFYDEKGIKP